One genomic region from Clarias gariepinus isolate MV-2021 ecotype Netherlands chromosome 22, CGAR_prim_01v2, whole genome shotgun sequence encodes:
- the sh3gl2b gene encoding SH3 domain containing GRB2 like 2b, endophilin A1, whose translation MSVAGLKKQFHKATQKVSEKVGGAEGTKLDDDFKEMEKKVDTTSRAVLDIMTKTTEYLQPNPASRARLSMINTMSKIRGQEKGPGYPQAESVLADAMQKFGRELGEESSFGLALIDAGEAMRELGEVKDALDMEVKQNFIDPLQNLHDKDIKEIQHHLKKMEGRRLDFDYKKKRQGKVMEDEIKQALEKFDESKEIAEQSMFNLLESDIEQVSQLAALVKAQLEYHRQATDILQQLSRQMEERIKEASSKPRKEYIPKPRMELQLPTESHNGGIHTAKSPARSPAPLDQPCCRALYDFEPENEGELGFKEGDIITLTNQIDDNWYEGMIHGQSGFFPINYVDILVPLPH comes from the exons ATGTCGGTGGCAGGACTGAAGAAGCAGTTCCACAAAGCGACgcag aaagTGAGTGAGAAGGTCGGGGGGGCAGAAGGCACCAAGCTTGATGATGACTTTAAGGAAATGGAGAAG aaggTGGACACTACAAGCAGAGCGGTGCTGGACATCATGACCAAAACTACAGAATATCTACAACCAaacccag ccTCCAGAGCGAGGTTGAGTATGATCAACACCATGTCTAAGATCCGCGGGCAGGAGAAAGGGCCGGGATACCCGCAGGCCGAGAGCGTGCTCGCTGACGCCATGCAGAAATTCGGCCGAGAACTCGGAGAGGAATCCAGCTtcg gTCTGGCTCTGATAGATGCAGGCGAGGCGATGCGTGAGCTCGGAGAGGTGAAGGACGCTCTGGACATGGAGGTCAAACAGAACTTTATTGACCCCCTGCAGAATCTACATGACAAAGATATCAAAGAGatacag caccACCTAAAGAAGATGGAGGGCCGgcgtctggactttgactataAGAAGAAACGTCAGGGCAAAGTGATGGAGGACGAGATCAAACAGGCGCTGGAGAAGTTCGACGAGTCAAAGGAGATCGCCGAGCAGAGCATGTTCAACCTGCTGGAGAGTGAt atagaGCAGGTGAGCCAGTTGGCTGCACTGGTAAAAGCTCAGCTGGAGTACCACAGACAGGCCACTGATATCCTCCAGCAGCTCTCCAGACAGATGGAGGAGAG AATAAAGGAGGCCTCCAGTAAGCCAAGGAAAGAATACATTCCTAAACCACGCATGGAGCTTCAGCTGCCCACTGAAAGTCACAATGGAGGAATACACACCGCTAAATCACCTGCTCGCTCCCCag CTCCTCTCGATCAGCCGTGTTGTCGCGCTCTGTACGACTTCGAGCCAGAGAACGAGGGAGAGCTGGGATTTAAGGAAGGTGACATCATCACGCTCACCAATCAGATCGATGATAACTGGTACGAGGGGATGATCCACGGCCAGTCGGGGTTCTTCCCCATCAACTACGTCGACATCCTAGTTCCTCTTCCTCATTAG